aaagtgcttcgtggatgaatgttggtaaacaaaaggctggctagttaagcaagagtgctttagctagcgccgcacggcccttcacaacggtgtgaaaaaggcggaccgtgacatttggtatcagagccaagtcggtgacacttggtgagagcccaaggttgagttgctacgtgaattcgattgccttcgttattggatttgggaagctttggtagttgaccatggcaccaaacactgctgagagacttggtgcactggaagcacaggttgaagagacaaccaacaatatggccaacgagatggcccaactgaggggacttgttgatgaggtgatgggatcacagcaacatcaagcaagtttgacaagtgaaatgtcagaggactttcaccacactgtggaaactttgcaggcccggatggctgatctggatgcaaaggtgaatctgatggttcttgctatggggaactccaacactccgggagtcagcaagaccaaggtgccagaacccaggacgtatgggggtgcccgtgatgctaaggagttagagaacttcttgtttgatatggaacagtattttcgcgctgtgaggatggcctcagaacaggcaaaggtggatactgcgaccatgtacttggttggtgatgccaaactgtggtggcgtaccaagtacagagaaattgaaaatggaaactgtgtgattgatagttgggcagacttgaggagagagctcaaggcccaattctttcctgaaaatgttgagtataatgcaaggagaaaactgagagatctcaagcatacgggttcaatcagtgaatatgtgaaacaattttctgctttaatgttggatattcgggatatgtcggagaaggacaagttgttctattttctagaggggatgaaaccgtgggcaagaactgaacttcatagacaaagggttcaagacttgtcaactgcacaagcggctgcagaacgcttgacagactacgccggtgatgagaccacttcgtccaaacggtttgacagagagggaaacggtggaaagtctttcaagaatggcaaacccaagagtgggggagccgaccctaattcatcaaccttacaggaagcttcgtcgtctcgagggttcaacacacccaatggaaaggggaagagtaaaattgagtgtttcttgtgtcgaggtcctcatagagtttttgcgtgccctcacaaagcatcacttaatgccttacaggcttccattgtagaacaggcagtggaagacgatggggaagaggatgaagccccgagggtgggttcagtgcggttagtgaacgcattggaaaaacAGGcgaaaacaccgaaagttacacgagcaaaagggttaatgtttgtggacttgaggataaatgggaagagtactcgcgctatggtggatacgggagctactcataattttgtttcgcagttggaagcaggaagactcaacttatccttagagaaggatacaggacgcgtgaaagcagttaactctgtagcccagcctactctgggagtagccaagcaagtggtgataaagcttggacagtgggaaggtcatgcgaatttcacagtggtgccattggatgactatccagtcattctgggaacggagttcctaatggggacgagggcagtgctgatgccttcggctggttccctgtgtctgatgggggATCACTCGTGcctggtgcaagtcgttgcaacgaaaggagatgaagggaagtccctttcagccatacaactcaatgaaggattgggtcagggtgagcagacacgtctagccacggtggtggtagacaaagaagtaggccaagagctggagcctacgaccatccaagcggtgttggatgaggataaggaggtgttgccggataagctgcctcacaatttgccttcacgacggactgtggagcaagagatcaagttgttatcaggagtgaaaccacctgctaaaaggccatgttggattgcgcctaaagagatagtagagttggggaagcaacttgatgaagtggaagcgggatgtgttcgcccttccaacacaccgttgggagcatcggtgtcgtttcagaggaaacatgaagagcatctacggaaggtgttcgacaggctgaagggaaacagtctgaatttgaagaaggagaatttctctttcgctcggtggagcaacaaattccttggtcaagtcgttgaacaaggtcgtatccggaggggtatggagaaggtaaggatggttcaagaacggaagatccccacgacagtgaaggagttgcgtttctttcttggccttactggatgctgcaggaagttcgttaaggggtattcgcggagaatgactccattgacaggactactggggaggtattattggccgcccacgcgggatgatgtggttgattataccaaaacttgtctcacttgccaacaagacaagggggagcggaagaagtatggtactttcatggccgcaccaaagtactgttcggcagaggggacgacacaattgttcctcgtgactattgtgaaactttggggttttccccaagttattatttgtgaccaagatttaatgttcactgacaacttcttaacagagtttttcaggatattcaggtcacatcttgacatctcttcgagttatcatcaacagatagacggacagatgaagagattcagagagctgctagatgagtacttgtgccattgtgtcaatgacaaccagaagaatggcgtgcaactacttgatgtggctccattctgtggcaacgcccaaaggcgctcaacaaccaacaagagcccttttgagcttgttacaggccagctgccgctgttacctcacacagtgggcgagccgtacagacgaaagagtcccagggcgtacatcttcaccagcgaagggagaaagaatgcagagtttgcccaagcctatcgggagaaagcttctaagaagATGCAGgagtgggcagatcaggagagaaaaccgcaatttcatgtcaattgcctcaagccattcaacgccaacccCAACGACCTGAGCAAAAGTCAGTCAAATAgtgcagagttgaagacagtgcaacctgacagacatgatgttgaagagatccttgcagacagaaagttccagtcctcaaggaagaagcggcagaagttcctagtgaagtggaaatgccttgatgatacggaaatcagctggatttctgcggaagatttaAAGTcattcgtggacaaatttgaagtgtacctatcgccaaaagtctacgaggacgtcgaccgcataagtgggggagaatgtcacgggctaagcttgttcagggcattatgcttgcctatgaccgcttatctcgtgtgtttaggatgggtttccatcatgtaaatactagtgtagggttattttctagtatttctttcattgtaagccaaataaggcagtatgactcctcggtcactttgatgtttcctagtgctagagtgagaatggcctagaaagctctttaggggagggtgagtgttcatcaatcattgtaaaactcactagcatttgtcaacgtgcttagcctacttgcctccctcgctaagtacaacatgtcaacggaggatttgttaatgaattacgtttgcttcaatatttactgcttggttgccacggctttcatgaattgattataatttccgctgctatctgattgaatgttaatgaaagtgcttcgtggatgaatgttggtaaacaaaaggctggctagttaagcaagagtgctttagctagcgccgcacggcccttcacaacggtgtgaaaaaggcggaccgtgacacatGGCACCCCCCCAAGGAACCAACAATTCATCTTCTTTTCACTGGTTAAGACCAGACGCAGCATTCTCTCATTGGAGGATGACAATCCATGTGTTAGCCGCCCTCTATAATTAACTCCAACCATGCTTCTGCAGTCTCTCTGGAACCCTCCcgcccccccccaaaaaaaaatcatcaaacaatcaatcaatcaataaataaaacttTGGACTCCCTCTAGTTATAGGGTTTATAGGGTACCCTTAGGCCATTAAATCCTGCCTGCCACTCCTCATGCTTAAGCTTCCTAGGAATTGGCAGAATTTGCTTGTTGCCTTGTTCACCTCTATTTGTCCTCTTTAGAACTTCCATTGCTAGGTACAAATGTACAATGCAAGCTCAGCTCCCCTTTCAAGAACCACCTCAATAGTTTTCTCTTGGTTTTTCTCTTTAAGTGGTGCATGGCAGGGGATTTGAAAGCAGTCAACTCATGGAGTCTATTTTCCCAGCCTTTATTGCTCCCCTCATCCCCGCCCAACCATATCAGGAGTACCAACATTCAGATGCCTGCacttaagaattttttttttttacaaaaaaatacaaaGGAAATGTGCAGTGCTTTTCTAGGCCTTCTCTTAACCTTAAAGCACATTACTTCTCCCTGAAAGATTGTAGCGCATCACAGTAGTATCAACAAATGAATGGCAATGCTGCAACTCACGTTCAGAGTTCAGACCACATCCTATTACTAACAAGTGCAGAATAAATGAAAGTTTAGAACTGTTTTTTTCCGATTTGTCAGTCACAGAATGTTTTTccatttgaaaaaatataaatcGGAAAACAATAAATCAAAAACAAAACATGTACTTCTAACCTGAATCGCAGTTTAGTGGGCTATCAGGTTCAGGATGTGCCATTAAAGCAATTATAGCCCTACAAACAGACTGGAGCGTCCAAGCTGGGCTCCATGCATTCTTCAAGATATCGAGGCAAATCTCTCCTGtctgcaaataaataaatatttcattcaACAAAAAAATCTCAACATCGTTTTCAGTAGGACCCATGAAAATGCCCATCAGAAGGTAAGCTAATTCAATTAACCAACCAGCAGGCCAGCTTAAAGTCCAAATAGGCCTTGGTGCTCTATACTGTATAAGATTCAATTTTAAGGATATAGTTTGCTAATAGAAAATATCACCAAGagtaaaaaaaaaaggtcatCCAAAAATGTAATATTACAAGAAACAGGCACAGTTGCAATGACAGTTACTATGTCTCACTTGTTTCTTCACATTTGTCAGGGCTACTTTTGGCTATTAGGGGTGGGTTTGATTCGGTGGCTAAGGTGTACAGAACAGGACTGGACTGAACCAAACTATCTATGATAGTTGTCAATGTCCCATGTCTGAATTGCTATCTATAAAAATTGGAATAACTGCATTTGGATACTATATGATGTACAGTAAAACACACATTTGAGTAGCTAATCATTCGAAAGACCAAAATACCCTTCTTAAGTGTGTTAGGTATACTTACTAGATGAGACCTGCATGTGATGGGCACAAATGTGTCCAACTCACCTCTGGTCAGGCATACAACTGATTGGAGTGTTCAACAAATAGAGAACGAAACCTATACAGATACTAGGATAAGTTTCTAGGATTCCATAGAAGCACCCAAATGACTAATCAATTACGACACCACAAGAGCATCCCAGCCTATTTTGGGGCTTAATTACAAACTATGTGGAGCAGATACAACTATACAACACAAAGACAAGCATCTGCACTCAACAAGGACGGCGCAAGAAATCAGTGTCATGGCTACTCATACTGTTCATCAAAATCATGAAATCATGGTCAGTTCCAAAATTTGTCCatcaaaatcttgaaatcatGGCCAGTTCCCAAATCACAGTGGTCCTCATCACAGATCTAAAATCATTGCTGGAAGATGACCAGAGCAAGGTGGGCAGAGCAGCTGAGTGAAGCAGGTGTACGGTGGAGCAGCAAATGGCAGAAGAAGAGAACTGGGGCATGTGAggaagagaagaaaaagaaaagggtagtCACCAGTCAATTCTTCGGGTTACCAAGATAACCTAGCTGCTCCTGGATGGTCCACTCCTATACAGAATAAATGGGCCAAGGCCCTCCTTGGCCAGTGCTAACACATACCTGTGTTGCACCAAACATGTGCTGAGCCCCCAGCCCAACAAGACTAGCCACCAACACAACATCTCAAGGTCATAGACCAATCAGAAATATTTAAGAGACCATACAAAAATGATTTACCTTAAAATGCACATTTGGATGAAATATTTTTGTTAAGAACCGGACTTGAGGAGGTTGCAGAGGATACTGCTCGGGAACTGCAAAAGCAAGCTGGAAAACTCCACCCTCAAAAGGAGTTTCTGATGGTCCCTGAACAGAGTATACAAGAAACCAAATCAAGCACTATCCAAAACATACAAATTATCTCCACTAAAGCTTAGTTACCTTAATAAGAGCAGTCCATTTAAATATGTTGGAATCATCACAAACCAGTTGGATATCTGGGTCAACTGCTTTTTCTCGCTGCACCTCTTTGTATTCCTTGAAAAGCCGTGCCCTCGATGCCTGCATTCAAAACGCCATGCATGTTAGATGTTAGTAGAAACGGTTCAGTTGAATAAAAAATGCATTTAACAGTAATCTCAATATCAAGTGGACATCAAATAATTCAATTATACAAATCCGCATGCATTATGCA
This genomic stretch from Malania oleifera isolate guangnan ecotype guangnan chromosome 3, ASM2987363v1, whole genome shotgun sequence harbors:
- the LOC131152280 gene encoding protein PEROXIN-4 isoform X1, which produces MQLLPENPCAPMCRPNVSWADPMHRVRMFSFEAVAVLYPPASRARLFKEYKEVQREKAVDPDIQLVCDDSNIFKWTALIKGPSETPFEGGVFQLAFAVPEQYPLQPPQVRFLTKIFHPNVHFKTGEICLDILKNAWSPAWTLQSVCRAIIALMAHPEPDSPLNCDSGNLLRSGDIRGYQSMARMYTRLAAMPKKG
- the LOC131152280 gene encoding protein PEROXIN-4 isoform X3, which gives rise to MQASRARLFKEYKEVQREKAVDPDIQLVCDDSNIFKWTALIKGPSETPFEGGVFQLAFAVPEQYPLQPPQVRFLTKIFHPNVHFKTGEICLDILKNAWSPAWTLQSVCRAIIALMAHPEPDSPLNCDSGNLLRSGDIRGYQSMARMYTRLAAMPKKG
- the LOC131152280 gene encoding protein PEROXIN-4 isoform X2; its protein translation is MQASRARLFKEYKEVQREKAVDPDIQLVCDDSNIFKWTALIKGPSETPFEGGVFQLAFAVPEQYPLQPPQVRFLTKIFHPNVHFKTGEICLDILKNAWSPAWTLQSVCRAIIALMAHPEPDSPLNCDSGNLLRSGDIRGYQSMARMYTRLAAMPKKG